From a single Bremerella cremea genomic region:
- a CDS encoding tetratricopeptide repeat protein — MSDGASSTTPEESNYEVSPALRKRLQQLYEHASQMMSKPKYDYDYAHSLLGECCRRDPANLVYVEKMFENLDLKFKGKKKGSVFSAFGGKGGVKKALAAKKWLEVISEGIDLLKNNPYDSVTLRAMVDACAALRFNEVGLRYMKNAMDGSPGDMEVMRHCARYLGKVGQFDQAISLWHFIEEKKRGDDEANKMISQLTIDRERRAQGLATVTNRIDPEEAAKLRRKQLAAQEEAGGAAPPVAKGPLTEKQKLKARIENNPDVSSNYIMLIDLCCEEGKFFEADEVLKQALTHFGDTLELIEKREELLIVKARHRFRLAEKQAAATPNPAPELLELVETSRNDLNRIELEVYSKRNQRKPGDVALKYELAVRLKRVGNFEQAEQLFEEVAQADDKLFPICYLGKGECLQSRKQYAAALAAYEEGLTRSENMSSDGLKLLLYRAGVLAQGLKEWVSASRNLKRLHKLDASYKDVKLRLDKLL, encoded by the coding sequence ATGTCTGACGGTGCAAGTTCTACGACTCCTGAAGAATCTAACTACGAAGTTTCGCCAGCACTAAGAAAGCGTTTGCAGCAGCTTTACGAGCATGCATCGCAAATGATGAGCAAGCCGAAGTACGACTACGACTATGCCCATAGCTTGCTGGGCGAATGCTGCCGACGAGATCCAGCGAACCTGGTTTACGTCGAAAAGATGTTCGAAAACCTCGACTTAAAGTTCAAGGGGAAGAAAAAAGGCTCGGTCTTCTCCGCATTTGGCGGCAAAGGAGGCGTTAAGAAAGCCTTGGCGGCCAAGAAGTGGTTGGAGGTGATTTCGGAAGGAATCGACCTTTTAAAGAATAATCCTTACGACAGTGTCACACTAAGGGCAATGGTCGATGCTTGTGCAGCACTTCGCTTCAATGAAGTTGGCCTGCGTTACATGAAGAACGCCATGGACGGCTCACCTGGGGATATGGAAGTGATGCGGCACTGTGCCCGTTACCTCGGAAAGGTTGGCCAATTCGATCAAGCCATCTCGTTGTGGCATTTCATCGAGGAAAAGAAGCGTGGCGATGATGAAGCAAACAAGATGATCTCGCAGTTGACGATCGACCGCGAACGCCGCGCCCAGGGCCTAGCCACGGTGACCAACCGCATCGACCCGGAAGAAGCCGCCAAACTACGTCGAAAGCAATTAGCTGCCCAGGAAGAAGCGGGAGGGGCCGCCCCACCGGTGGCGAAGGGACCGCTGACGGAAAAGCAAAAGCTGAAAGCTCGAATCGAAAACAATCCCGATGTCTCGTCCAACTACATTATGCTGATCGATCTTTGCTGCGAAGAAGGAAAATTCTTCGAGGCAGACGAGGTGCTAAAGCAGGCATTGACCCATTTTGGCGATACGTTGGAATTGATCGAGAAGCGGGAAGAGCTTTTGATCGTTAAAGCTCGCCACCGCTTCCGTTTGGCCGAAAAACAGGCAGCCGCCACGCCCAACCCTGCGCCAGAGCTGCTGGAACTTGTCGAGACGTCCCGAAACGACCTAAACCGGATAGAACTCGAGGTTTACTCGAAGCGAAATCAACGCAAACCGGGGGATGTTGCGTTGAAATATGAGCTTGCAGTTCGCTTGAAACGGGTCGGCAATTTCGAGCAAGCCGAGCAATTGTTTGAAGAAGTAGCCCAAGCGGACGATAAATTATTCCCAATTTGCTATTTAGGTAAGGGAGAGTGTCTGCAATCCCGAAAACAGTATGCGGCCGCTCTGGCGGCGTATGAAGAAGGCCTAACTCGTTCAGAGAACATGAGTTCCGACGGATTAAAGCTGCTTTTATATCGAGCCGGAGTGTTGGCTCAGGGGCTAAAAGAGTGGGTTTCGGCCAGTCGGAACCTCAAACGGCTACATAAATTGGACGCTTCCTACAAAGATGTGAAGCTACGGCTAGACAAACTGCTGTAA